One genomic segment of Ostrinia nubilalis chromosome 20, ilOstNubi1.1, whole genome shotgun sequence includes these proteins:
- the LOC135081685 gene encoding venom protease-like: MFVISNGIPVISRDMSRYMALLGYKVNANVLWQCGGSVITEKHVLTAAHCISTSLHVVRVGELDLALEEKDAQPIDFYIKKKIPHELYSKFQNDIAIVVLDGSIKFKEEHHVGPICLPFDNKMKVLPKYNYYNYKGTFVTGWGEAPEKRERPTYLAYAHVNIFPTAKCKRLYESPTRTIDGRVFCAGDSELEHDSCNGDSGGPLVAEYKVEEFNRTFYYQLGVISYGYRCGEGPFVGVLTNVTHFMPWIRQKVLGENL, encoded by the exons ATGTTTGTAATATCAAACGGTATACCAGTTATCTCGCGAG ATATGTCTCGGTACATGGCGCTGCTGGGCTACAAAGTGAACGCCAACGTGCTGTGGCAGTGCGGAGGATCGGTGATCACAGAGAAGCACGTCCTCACGGCTGCACACTGCATCTCCACTTCTCT GCATGTGGTGCGGGTCGGTGAGCTCGACTTGGCTTTAGAGGAGAAAGACGCGCAACCCATAGACTTTTACATCAAGAAGAAAATACCCCATGAGCTGTACTCTAAATTCCAAAATGACATAGCCATAGTTGTGTTGGATGGAAGCATTAAATTCAAGG aaGAACATCATGTTGGCCCCATATGCCTGCCGTTTGACAATAAAATGAAGGTGTTGCCaaagtataattattataattataagggTACATTTGTGACTGGCTGGGGCGAGGCACCGGAAA AACGTGAGAGACCTACATACCTGGCATATGCACATgtgaatatttttcctactgCCAAATGCAAGAGACTGTACGAGAGCCCAACAAG AACGATAGACGGCCGTGTCTTCTGCGCCGGCGACTCCGAATTAGAACACGACTCGTGTAACGGGGACAGCGGAGGGCCGCTGGTTGCTGAATAT AAGGTGGAAGAATTCAACCGCACGTTCTACTACCAGCTCGGGGTCATCTCCTATGGGTACAGATGTGGCGAGGGACCCTTCGTTGGTGTGCTCACCAATGTCACCCACTTCATGCCCTGGATACGCCAGAAAGTGCTAGGGGAGAACTTGTAG
- the LOC135081680 gene encoding venom protease-like isoform X2, which translates to MAELLFVLLVVYLRSSLAEPEKCEIRGVEGECVPLPACEQYVALLKNTSSTEEGLQLTAERRCGLDVRNVKVCCPVDPVVPPPLIDFKLNEEDQDLYVDSFPGHDVCGRTDKSRVLSTIRKVTDKEQKLGFMYVIANGIPVLLRDMSRYMALLGYKVNSDVLWQCGGSVITEKHVLTAAHCISKSLHVVRVGELDLASEEKDAQPIDFYIKNKIPHDLYSKFQNDIAIVVLDGSINFKEEHHIGPICLPLDTKKKVLPRFDFFTHKGTFVAGWGEAPEKRDRPTYLAYAHVNIVSTDECKKLYESSTRKIDERVFCAGDHHLRHDSCNGDSGGPLVAEYKVQEFNRTFYYQLGVISYGYRCGEGPFVGVLTNVTHFMPWIRQKVLGENL; encoded by the exons ATGGCCGAGTTATTGTTTGTGTTGCTTGTGGTGTATTTGCGAAGTTCTTTAGCCG agCCAGAAAAATGCGAAATAAGAGGTGTGGAGGGGGAGTGCGTGCCACTGCCCGCGTGCGAGCAATACGTGGCCCTGCTGAAGAACACCTCCTCTACGGAGGAGGGCCTGCAGCTCACCGCGGAGAGGCGGTGCGGCTTGGACGTGAGGAATGTTAAG GTCTGCTGCCCTGTGGACCCTGTGGTCCCACCACCATTGATAGATTTCAAACTAAACGAGGAGGACCAGGACTTATACGTCGACTCCTTCCCCGGCCACGACGTCTGCGGGAGGACTG aTAAAAGCCGTGTTTTGAGTACAATCCGCAAAGTAACCGACAAAGAACAAAAACTTGGATTCATGTATGTGATAGCAAACGGTATACCCGTACTATTGCGTG ATATGTCTCGCTACATGGCGCTGCTGGGCTACAAAGTGAACTCCGACGTGCTGTGGCAGTGCGGAGGATCGGTGATTACAGAGAAGCACGTCCTCACTGCTGCACACTGCATCTCAAAATCTCT GCATGTGGTACGGGTGGGTGAGCTCGATTTGGCTTCCGAAGAGAAAGACGCGCAGCCCATAGACTTCTACATCAAGAACAAAATACCCCATGATCTGTATTCTAAATTCCAAAATGACATAGCCATAGTTGTGTTGGATGGAAGCATTAACTTTAAGG AAGAACATCACATCGGTCCCATATGCTTGCCGTTGGACACTAAAAAGAAGGTTTTGCCTCGTTTTGATTTCTTTACTCATAAGGGTACATTTGTGGCTGGCTGGGGTGAAGCACCGGAAA AACGTGATAGACCTACATACTTGGCATATGCACATGTGAATATTGTTTCTACTGACGAATGCAAGAAACTGTACGAGAGCTCAACAag aaAGATAGATGAACGTGTCTTCTGCGCTGGTGACCACCATTTGAGACACGACTCGTGTAACGGGGACAGCGGAGGGCCGCTGGTTGCTGAATAT AAGGTACAAGAATTCAACCGCACGTTCTACTACCAGCTCGGGGTCATCTCCTACGGGTACAGATGCGGCGAGGGACCCTTCGTGGGTGTGCTCACCAACGTCACCCACTTCATGCCCTGGATACGCCAGAAAGTGCTAGGGGAGAACCTGTAG
- the LOC135081680 gene encoding venom protease-like isoform X1, with the protein MAVFFFVLLVVYLQSSIAEPEKCEIRGVEGECVPLPACEQYVALLKNTSSTEEGLQLTAERRCGLDVRNVKVCCPVDPVVPPPLIDFKLNEEDQDLYVDSFPGHDVCGRTDKSRVLSTIRKVTDKEQKLGFMYVIANGIPVLLRDMSRYMALLGYKVNSDVLWQCGGSVITEKHVLTAAHCISKSLHVVRVGELDLASEEKDAQPIDFYIKNKIPHDLYSKFQNDIAIVVLDGSINFKEEHHIGPICLPLDTKKKVLPRFDFFTHKGTFVAGWGEAPEKRDRPTYLAYAHVNIVSTDECKKLYESSTRKIDERVFCAGDHHLRHDSCNGDSGGPLVAEYKVQEFNRTFYYQLGVISYGYRCGEGPFVGVLTNVTHFMPWIRQKVLGENL; encoded by the exons ATGGCCGTGTTCTTTTTTGTGTTGCTTGTGGTGTATTTGCAAAGTTCTATAGCCG agCCAGAAAAATGCGAAATAAGAGGTGTGGAGGGGGAGTGCGTGCCACTGCCCGCGTGCGAGCAATACGTGGCCCTGCTGAAGAACACCTCCTCTACGGAGGAGGGCCTGCAGCTCACCGCGGAGAGGCGGTGCGGCTTGGACGTGAGGAATGTTAAG GTCTGCTGCCCTGTGGACCCTGTGGTCCCACCACCATTGATAGATTTCAAACTAAACGAGGAGGACCAGGACTTATACGTCGACTCCTTCCCCGGCCACGACGTCTGCGGGAGGACTG aTAAAAGCCGTGTTTTGAGTACAATCCGCAAAGTAACCGACAAAGAACAAAAACTTGGATTCATGTATGTGATAGCAAACGGTATACCCGTACTATTGCGTG ATATGTCTCGCTACATGGCGCTGCTGGGCTACAAAGTGAACTCCGACGTGCTGTGGCAGTGCGGAGGATCGGTGATTACAGAGAAGCACGTCCTCACTGCTGCACACTGCATCTCAAAATCTCT GCATGTGGTACGGGTGGGTGAGCTCGATTTGGCTTCCGAAGAGAAAGACGCGCAGCCCATAGACTTCTACATCAAGAACAAAATACCCCATGATCTGTATTCTAAATTCCAAAATGACATAGCCATAGTTGTGTTGGATGGAAGCATTAACTTTAAGG AAGAACATCACATCGGTCCCATATGCTTGCCGTTGGACACTAAAAAGAAGGTTTTGCCTCGTTTTGATTTCTTTACTCATAAGGGTACATTTGTGGCTGGCTGGGGTGAAGCACCGGAAA AACGTGATAGACCTACATACTTGGCATATGCACATGTGAATATTGTTTCTACTGACGAATGCAAGAAACTGTACGAGAGCTCAACAag aaAGATAGATGAACGTGTCTTCTGCGCTGGTGACCACCATTTGAGACACGACTCGTGTAACGGGGACAGCGGAGGGCCGCTGGTTGCTGAATAT AAGGTACAAGAATTCAACCGCACGTTCTACTACCAGCTCGGGGTCATCTCCTACGGGTACAGATGCGGCGAGGGACCCTTCGTGGGTGTGCTCACCAACGTCACCCACTTCATGCCCTGGATACGCCAGAAAGTGCTAGGGGAGAACCTGTAG